Proteins encoded within one genomic window of Acidobacteriota bacterium:
- the hpt gene encoding hypoxanthine phosphoribosyltransferase, protein MSPTSATSEFNNPKIEVMITADEIQQKIKEIGAAIARDYAGRKPELICVLKGALVFMSDLIRAIDLELSLDFIAVSSYGKGVSTTGEVRIIKDLDEPLAGRDIILVEDILDTGLTLNYLVNSFRARGATSVKIVTLLNKPERRKAQVNADYIGFTIPDKFVVGYGLDFAERYRNLPYIGVVKES, encoded by the coding sequence ATGTCACCTACATCCGCCACGTCGGAATTCAACAACCCCAAGATCGAAGTCATGATCACGGCTGATGAAATTCAGCAGAAGATCAAAGAGATCGGCGCGGCGATTGCCCGCGATTATGCGGGCCGCAAACCCGAACTGATTTGCGTGCTCAAGGGCGCGCTCGTGTTTATGAGCGATTTGATTCGCGCCATTGACCTGGAACTCAGCCTGGATTTCATCGCCGTCTCCAGTTACGGCAAAGGCGTCAGCACAACCGGCGAAGTCCGCATCATCAAAGACCTGGACGAACCGCTGGCCGGGCGCGACATCATCCTGGTCGAAGACATCCTCGACACCGGTTTGACATTGAATTATCTGGTCAACAGTTTTCGCGCGCGTGGAGCAACCTCGGTCAAGATCGTTACCTTACTCAACAAACCAGAAAGGCGCAAGGCACAGGTAAATGCCGATTACATCGGCTTCACCATCCCCGATAAATTCGTGGTTGGCTACGGCCTGGACTTCGCCGAACGCTATCGCAACCTGCCTTATATCGGCGTGGTCAAGGAATCGTGA
- the rpiB gene encoding ribose 5-phosphate isomerase B, protein MNREDIQQLVRAALTEQIGGQAPPVAADVIDESVKHVITESDVLDLPNGGKLLVRADAIITPAAQDVLRERAIEIRYRAQSSRADKQRIIALGADHGGYEMKEALKTFLAELGYSTRDFGTHSTEAVDYPDLAHAVARAVADGVCDVGIIVDGAGIGSCMAANKVPDVRAALCYDEVSARNSREHNYANVLTLGGKLQTPEQLRAIVQAWLNTPEGEARHGKRVAKIMAIEKQYLR, encoded by the coding sequence ATGAACCGCGAAGATATTCAACAACTCGTCCGCGCCGCCCTCACCGAACAGATCGGCGGCCAAGCACCGCCAGTTGCCGCCGATGTAATTGACGAATCGGTCAAGCACGTCATCACCGAAAGCGATGTGCTCGATCTTCCCAACGGCGGCAAACTGCTCGTCCGCGCCGACGCCATCATCACCCCCGCCGCGCAAGATGTGTTGCGGGAACGCGCCATCGAAATCCGCTATCGCGCCCAATCCAGCCGCGCCGATAAACAACGCATCATCGCGCTCGGCGCCGATCACGGCGGTTATGAAATGAAAGAGGCGCTGAAAACTTTTCTGGCTGAACTCGGTTACAGCACGCGCGACTTCGGCACGCATTCGACCGAGGCTGTGGATTACCCCGACCTTGCCCACGCCGTCGCGCGCGCCGTGGCCGATGGCGTGTGCGATGTGGGCATCATCGTGGACGGCGCGGGCATCGGCTCATGTATGGCCGCGAATAAAGTGCCCGACGTGCGTGCCGCGCTCTGTTATGACGAAGTCAGCGCGCGCAACAGCCGCGAGCACAATTACGCCAACGTGCTGACGCTGGGCGGCAAGCTGCAAACGCCGGAACAACTGCGCGCCATCGTTCAAGCTTGGCTGAATACGCCCGAAGGCGAGGCGCGCCACGGCAAAAGGGTTGCCAAAATTATGGCGATTGAAAAACAATACCTGCGCTAA
- a CDS encoding formylglycine-generating enzyme family protein yields the protein MQTTARLILGFSLLASLIWLAPAGAQIPRPTPKPTLRPARPTPKPTPVPTPAPTPSIEKAIWNTIKNSADPAMFDKFLADYPNGEFASAARARRAELLRPKPTPTPTPLPPATPTPTPTPAPAPAAGTIRKNNLGMEFVYLPAGSFMRGSTDADIERIVKANKLIDSQVTADLFKDEKPQHRVTISQPFYLGRFEVTQQQWQAVMETTVQQQRDKANPNYNLSNVGPKQPMYFVSWEEAQEFIQKLNQRNDGFTYRLPTEAEWEYAARAETTGDYAGNLETMAWYGDNSGKAQRDSLKEWVKSGRNAQKYYDDFLKPNGNGTHEVGSKSPNRWGLYDMHGNVWEWCADWYGDYVAGNQIDPKGPDNGTYRVLRGGSWYYYSRVCRSALRFNYSPGDRGLFIGFRVVSGSRTP from the coding sequence ATGCAAACAACAGCTCGTTTGATTTTGGGGTTTTCTTTGCTGGCTTCACTGATTTGGCTGGCACCAGCCGGTGCGCAGATCCCACGCCCAACACCAAAACCAACGCTGCGTCCGGCACGCCCGACACCCAAGCCAACGCCGGTGCCTACACCCGCGCCGACGCCTTCTATCGAAAAGGCCATCTGGAACACGATCAAAAACAGCGCCGATCCGGCGATGTTCGATAAGTTTCTGGCTGATTACCCGAATGGCGAATTCGCCTCTGCCGCGCGTGCCCGGCGAGCCGAACTGCTTCGTCCCAAACCAACTCCAACTCCGACACCTTTACCACCAGCGACGCCGACACCAACGCCGACACCTGCACCGGCGCCGGCGGCTGGCACGATTCGCAAGAACAATCTGGGGATGGAGTTTGTCTACCTTCCAGCGGGTAGTTTTATGAGGGGTTCGACGGACGCGGATATTGAGCGCATTGTGAAGGCCAACAAGCTGATTGACAGCCAGGTGACAGCGGATTTATTCAAAGATGAAAAACCGCAACACCGCGTGACCATCAGCCAGCCTTTTTATCTGGGGCGTTTTGAAGTCACGCAACAGCAATGGCAGGCAGTTATGGAGACGACGGTGCAACAGCAAAGGGATAAGGCCAATCCGAATTACAATCTCTCGAATGTCGGGCCGAAACAGCCGATGTACTTTGTCAGTTGGGAAGAAGCGCAGGAATTTATTCAGAAGTTGAATCAACGCAACGATGGCTTCACTTATCGCCTGCCGACAGAGGCTGAATGGGAATATGCGGCGCGGGCAGAGACGACAGGTGATTACGCGGGTAATCTGGAGACGATGGCTTGGTATGGTGACAATAGTGGCAAGGCTCAACGTGATAGCCTGAAGGAGTGGGTCAAGAGCGGTAGGAATGCGCAAAAGTATTATGACGACTTTCTAAAGCCGAATGGTAATGGCACGCACGAGGTGGGCAGCAAGTCGCCCAATCGTTGGGGACTTTATGATATGCACGGTAATGTGTGGGAGTGGTGCGCCGATTGGTATGGCGATTACGTTGCGGGAAACCAAATTGACCCAAAGGGGCCAGATAATGGGACGTACCGGGTGCTGCGCGGCGGTTCCTGGTACTACTATTCTAGGGTCTGCCGCTCGGCCCTTCGTTTCAATTATTCGCCCGGCGACCGCGGCCTCTTTATCGGCTTTCGTGTTGTGTCCGGTTCGAGGACTCCGTAA
- a CDS encoding TIR domain-containing protein yields MTQIFISYAREDFKPVSELRQRLAGAGFTPWMDKVDLVPGQRWRPAIEEAIRKTDFFVLCLSNHTVKKRGFVQYEIKMALDLWQQMLGDDIYLIPVLLEPIEADEIPDNLREINWVFLYEEDGWDELLRALKHGAQQRSLDAAHKLKQQQAEQRRAEDARLRAVAESANAERLQREEAARRQQEQAERQRLAEAQRKQQEENDRQLREAHAREIQRRQEEELRKRNQPPLSPPAPGQGRKRWAILAGALLLAALVGYWLWSAARSSDGQTQLVAKPAPAPGVEPTKPPPLPEPIEVLRYEQKDATDGSFRLHFKPQQNGYLYLVALDDQKPPIPITLLTNRHAYEVTGSSNRLTAGKEFIFPPKRPLMLSGDKQTAEFTLVFSPAELKKPAFLDAASLRSLTTAEQSALAELERQAKQRGAQADGARVTTLPSSDKPLAVKLPVRKAAKP; encoded by the coding sequence ATGACTCAGATTTTCATCAGCTATGCCCGCGAAGATTTCAAGCCTGTCAGCGAACTGCGCCAACGGCTCGCCGGCGCGGGCTTCACGCCCTGGATGGACAAGGTTGATTTGGTGCCCGGCCAACGCTGGCGGCCCGCGATTGAGGAGGCCATTCGGAAAACGGATTTCTTCGTGCTCTGCCTCTCGAACCACACGGTCAAAAAACGCGGCTTTGTTCAATACGAAATCAAAATGGCGTTAGACCTATGGCAGCAGATGCTGGGCGATGACATCTACTTGATCCCTGTGCTGCTGGAACCCATCGAAGCGGATGAGATTCCTGATAATTTGCGTGAAATCAACTGGGTGTTTCTTTATGAAGAAGACGGCTGGGACGAGTTGTTGCGTGCGTTGAAGCACGGCGCGCAGCAACGTTCGCTGGATGCCGCGCACAAACTCAAACAGCAACAAGCGGAACAGCGCAGGGCCGAAGACGCCCGTTTGCGCGCTGTCGCCGAAAGCGCCAACGCGGAACGCCTGCAACGCGAAGAGGCCGCTCGTCGCCAACAAGAGCAAGCCGAGCGGCAACGATTGGCTGAAGCCCAACGAAAGCAACAAGAGGAGAATGACCGCCAACTGCGCGAAGCCCACGCACGTGAAATACAGCGCCGCCAAGAAGAGGAATTGCGCAAACGAAATCAGCCGCCGCTTAGTCCGCCAGCGCCCGGCCAAGGCCGCAAACGATGGGCAATACTGGCGGGCGCGTTGTTGTTGGCGGCGCTGGTTGGCTATTGGCTTTGGAGTGCTGCGCGGTCAAGTGATGGTCAAACGCAACTTGTAGCCAAACCAGCTCCTGCGCCGGGTGTTGAGCCAACCAAGCCACCGCCATTACCCGAACCGATTGAGGTCTTGCGCTACGAACAGAAGGACGCAACCGATGGCAGCTTCCGTCTGCATTTCAAACCGCAGCAGAATGGCTATCTTTATCTGGTGGCGTTGGATGACCAGAAGCCTCCGATCCCGATCACGCTGTTGACCAATCGGCACGCTTATGAAGTGACCGGCAGCAGCAACCGATTGACGGCGGGGAAGGAGTTTATTTTTCCACCCAAAAGGCCGCTGATGTTGAGCGGCGACAAACAGACTGCGGAATTCACACTCGTCTTTTCGCCGGCGGAATTGAAGAAGCCGGCTTTTCTGGATGCCGCTAGCTTGCGGTCACTGACTACAGCGGAACAGTCCGCGCTGGCTGAGCTGGAACGCCAAGCCAAACAGCGCGGGGCGCAAGCGGATGGCGCGCGGGTGACGACATTACCGTCAAGCGACAAACCGCTGGCGGTCAAGCTCCCGGTGCGGAAAGCTGCCAAACCTTAG
- a CDS encoding YgiT-type zinc finger protein, which translates to MSAKNINKSVKQLCESCGHTAAQVVKRPQVIGKGAAMLVIEDVPVIVCRHCGESYLTAETLHRLDEVRRGQRKLPARYQIAVAAFA; encoded by the coding sequence ATGTCAGCAAAAAACATCAACAAGTCTGTGAAGCAATTATGTGAAAGCTGCGGTCACACAGCGGCGCAAGTCGTCAAACGTCCACAAGTGATTGGCAAGGGCGCGGCGATGCTCGTCATCGAAGATGTGCCGGTGATCGTTTGCCGCCACTGTGGCGAGAGTTACTTGACGGCCGAGACCTTGCATCGGTTGGATGAAGTGCGGCGCGGCCAGCGTAAGTTGCCAGCGCGCTATCAAATCGCTGTGGCGGCATTTGCCTGA
- a CDS encoding RNA-directed DNA polymerase — translation MKRHGNLWPQVIDFNNLLAAAQQAQRGKRYQPNVLRFNARLAEELLQLQAELESQTYRPGPYTTFQIVEPKQRMISAAPYRDRVVHHALCNVIAPLFERTFLGASHANRVGYGTHRALRRFTQYARNNRYVLQCDIRQYFPSIDHAILKEVIRRKLKCAATLWLIETIIDASNPQDEALSYFPGDDLFTPHTRRRGLPIGNLTSQFFANVYLNGLDHFVREQLGVRQYVRYVDDFALFGADHAALAEGRQRIEDYLAGLRLQIHPIKSQLFETRHGVSFVGFRVLPDRLRVRNSNLQRARLRFHRWRAAYRDRLAGWDEIKQSLQSWNAHLAHGDTWQLRRQVFSTLAFARS, via the coding sequence ATGAAACGACACGGCAACCTGTGGCCGCAGGTGATTGATTTCAACAACCTGCTGGCGGCGGCGCAACAGGCGCAACGCGGCAAACGTTATCAACCGAACGTGCTGCGCTTTAACGCGCGGCTGGCCGAAGAACTGTTGCAATTACAGGCTGAGCTTGAAAGCCAGACTTACCGCCCCGGCCCTTACACGACGTTTCAGATTGTCGAGCCAAAGCAGCGGATGATTTCTGCCGCGCCTTATCGTGACCGTGTTGTGCATCACGCGTTGTGCAATGTGATCGCGCCGCTTTTTGAGCGCACGTTTCTGGGGGCTTCGCATGCCAATCGGGTCGGTTACGGCACACATCGCGCGTTGCGGCGGTTCACGCAATACGCACGCAACAACCGCTACGTGCTGCAATGCGACATCCGCCAATACTTCCCCAGCATTGACCACGCCATTTTGAAAGAGGTCATCCGGCGCAAGCTGAAATGCGCCGCGACGCTCTGGCTGATCGAGACGATCATTGACGCCAGCAACCCACAGGATGAAGCCCTCAGTTATTTTCCCGGCGACGATTTATTCACGCCGCACACGCGGCGGCGCGGGTTGCCCATTGGCAATTTGACCAGCCAGTTTTTTGCCAACGTTTACTTGAACGGATTGGATCACTTCGTCCGGGAGCAATTGGGCGTGCGTCAGTACGTGCGTTACGTGGATGATTTCGCGTTGTTTGGCGCTGACCACGCGGCACTGGCCGAAGGGCGCCAACGCATTGAAGATTATCTGGCCGGGTTGCGCTTGCAGATTCACCCCATCAAAAGTCAGTTGTTCGAGACGCGCCACGGCGTCAGCTTTGTTGGCTTTCGCGTTTTGCCCGACCGCCTGCGCGTGCGTAACTCGAACCTGCAACGCGCGCGACTGCGCTTTCACCGCTGGCGGGCGGCTTATCGTGACAGACTGGCTGGCTGGGATGAGATCAAGCAATCATTGCAAAGTTGGAACGCGCATCTGGCCCACGGCGATACGTGGCAGTTGCGCCGACAGGTTTTCAGCACTCTCGCTTTTGCGAGGAGCTGA
- the avd gene encoding diversity-generating retroelement protein Avd, whose product MHKKTPPGELSVIEQTRDLILWYVPLLNRLPRDHRFTLGERIINSLYELLEELIRARYAKQKLAQLEASNLRLELLRQQARLLLSFKLIDGGQYQHLSKLVNTVGQSLGSWIKQQHHETTRQPVAAGD is encoded by the coding sequence ATGCATAAAAAAACACCGCCGGGCGAATTGTCGGTCATTGAACAGACGCGTGATTTGATTTTGTGGTACGTTCCCTTGCTCAATCGTTTACCGCGCGATCACCGCTTCACTTTGGGCGAACGCATCATCAACAGTCTGTATGAACTGTTGGAAGAGTTGATTCGGGCGCGGTATGCCAAACAGAAACTGGCGCAACTCGAGGCAAGCAATTTGCGCCTTGAACTCTTGCGGCAACAGGCCCGCTTGCTATTGTCATTCAAGCTGATTGACGGCGGGCAATATCAACATCTCTCAAAACTCGTCAACACGGTCGGTCAAAGTCTGGGCAGTTGGATCAAACAACAACATCATGAAACGACACGGCAACCTGTGGCCGCAGGTGATTGA
- a CDS encoding SDR family oxidoreductase, with amino-acid sequence MAALTGKIALITGASSGIGKGIAEAFAAAGAQLVLTARRAELLTQLAETLPTEVLALPADVTDETQVQAVFQQTVQRFGRLDILVNNAGVFDGGPLDELSLATWEKVMAVNLRGPFLCTREALRLMKPQGSGRIINIGSISAQRVRPNSAPYSTSKFGLAGLTQVTALEGRSFGITCGCIHPGNTAVETLADAQRRAHEPVMQIAEWAQVAVTMAALPAHVNLLEAIVLPREQPYLGRG; translated from the coding sequence ATGGCAGCATTGACGGGCAAAATCGCGCTCATCACCGGCGCGAGCAGCGGCATCGGCAAAGGTATCGCAGAGGCGTTTGCGGCGGCTGGCGCGCAGTTGGTGCTGACGGCGCGGCGGGCTGAGTTATTGACGCAACTCGCCGAAACACTGCCGACTGAAGTGCTGGCGCTGCCCGCTGATGTGACTGACGAAACGCAGGTGCAGGCTGTCTTCCAGCAAACGGTGCAACGCTTCGGGCGGCTGGATATTCTGGTCAATAACGCGGGCGTTTTTGACGGCGGGCCATTGGATGAATTGTCGCTGGCGACCTGGGAAAAGGTGATGGCGGTCAATTTGCGCGGCCCGTTTCTCTGCACGCGCGAAGCCTTGCGCCTGATGAAACCGCAAGGCAGCGGCCGCATCATCAACATCGGCTCGATCTCGGCTCAACGAGTGCGACCTAACTCCGCGCCTTACAGCACCAGCAAATTCGGCCTCGCAGGTTTGACGCAAGTCACCGCGCTCGAAGGCCGCAGCTTTGGCATCACCTGCGGCTGCATTCATCCCGGCAACACTGCGGTCGAAACGCTTGCCGATGCGCAACGACGCGCGCACGAACCCGTGATGCAAATCGCCGAATGGGCGCAAGTCGCCGTGACGATGGCGGCGCTGCCCGCCCACGTGAATCTATTGGAAGCCATCGTGCTGCCGCGCGAGCAGCCTTATCTGGGGCGCGGCTAG
- a CDS encoding aminotransferase class I/II-fold pyridoxal phosphate-dependent enzyme produces the protein MNYRFPLIEKLPPYVFAVINQLKMEARHRGEDIIDMGMGNPDLPTPDAIVDKLCEAARNPRNHRYSQSKGIPNLRLEISRWYERRFGVAIDPETEAIATIGAKEGFSHLVMALVEPGDKVIVPDPSYPIHSFAATIAGCEIVKLPINEGPQATLEALRQLEYPRAQQPKILVLSFPHNPTTQCVELSFFEEVVALAKERGYLVIHDFAYADLCFDGYQAPSIMQVKGAKDIAVEMFSMSKSYSMAGWRVGFCVGNPQVVYALTRIKSYLDYGMFQPIQIASIIALRDCDDVVPEITEVYRTRRDALIRGLAALGWDVPAPKGTMFVWAKIPEQFAKAGSLEFAKQMIQRAGVAVSPGIGFGQAGDAYVRFALIENEQRTAQAMRGIKQFFSEEPDWL, from the coding sequence ATGAATTACCGGTTTCCCCTCATCGAAAAATTGCCCCCTTACGTCTTCGCGGTCATCAACCAGTTGAAGATGGAAGCGCGGCATCGTGGGGAAGACATCATTGACATGGGCATGGGCAATCCCGATCTGCCCACGCCCGACGCCATCGTGGACAAGCTGTGCGAAGCCGCGCGCAACCCGCGCAACCATCGCTATTCCCAATCCAAAGGCATCCCGAATTTGCGGCTCGAAATCTCGCGCTGGTACGAACGCCGCTTCGGTGTCGCCATTGATCCCGAAACCGAAGCCATCGCCACCATCGGCGCCAAAGAAGGCTTTTCGCATCTGGTGATGGCGCTCGTCGAACCCGGCGACAAAGTGATCGTGCCCGACCCCAGCTATCCGATTCATTCGTTCGCCGCGACGATTGCCGGTTGCGAAATCGTCAAGTTGCCCATCAACGAAGGCCCGCAAGCGACGCTCGAAGCCTTGCGCCAGTTGGAATACCCGCGCGCGCAGCAGCCCAAAATTCTGGTGCTCTCGTTCCCGCACAACCCGACGACGCAATGCGTGGAGCTGAGCTTTTTTGAGGAAGTTGTCGCCCTCGCCAAAGAGCGCGGCTATCTGGTGATTCACGATTTCGCCTACGCCGATCTGTGTTTCGACGGCTATCAAGCGCCCAGCATCATGCAAGTCAAAGGCGCAAAGGACATCGCGGTCGAAATGTTCTCAATGTCGAAAAGCTACTCGATGGCCGGCTGGCGCGTGGGCTTTTGCGTCGGCAATCCGCAGGTCGTCTATGCGTTGACGCGCATCAAGAGCTATCTGGATTACGGCATGTTCCAGCCGATTCAAATCGCCTCGATCATTGCCTTGCGCGATTGCGATGACGTAGTGCCGGAGATTACCGAGGTCTATCGCACGCGCCGCGATGCCCTGATTCGCGGCCTGGCTGCGCTTGGCTGGGATGTGCCCGCGCCCAAAGGCACGATGTTCGTCTGGGCGAAAATTCCAGAACAGTTCGCCAAAGCCGGTTCGCTCGAATTCGCCAAACAGATGATCCAGCGCGCGGGCGTGGCTGTTTCGCCAGGGATTGGTTTTGGGCAGGCAGGCGATGCTTATGTGCGCTTTGCCTTGATCGAAAATGAACAACGCACGGCGCAAGCGATGCGCGGGATCAAGCAGTTCTTTTCGGAAGAGCCGGATTGGCTGTAG